A single region of the Pontibacter kalidii genome encodes:
- a CDS encoding N-acetylmuramoyl-L-alanine amidase family protein, with product MRKFILTFTLFLNASLLFSQSYPKVVAEDGDGIYLLLRRHGLEPSEHLQNFVELNQKNLGRDNSLYAGKTYLLPTASAGGATTAAPAEKVAPAPAPAVLVEPLFGKNYERVEVIDRQLQGSVYYLVAGHSGPDPGAIGKYGPYHLSEDEYAYDVTIRLARRLMEHGATVYMVIQDPDDGIRDENILEMDTDEVGYFGDPVPHGQTQRLRSRVADINRLYQRHKGQHQRMLSIHIDSRSKGQNIDVFFYHHENSAPGLALAQRIHEVFTTKYNRYQPNRDYFGTVTPRSSLYVVKYSHPPTVFVELGNIKNDKDQRRFVIPNNRQALANWLCDGIIADYKASN from the coding sequence TTGCGGAAATTCATACTTACCTTCACCCTTTTCCTGAATGCCTCCCTCCTTTTTAGCCAGAGTTACCCCAAAGTGGTGGCCGAAGACGGGGATGGCATTTACCTGCTACTCCGCCGCCACGGACTGGAGCCCTCTGAGCACCTCCAAAACTTTGTGGAGCTAAACCAGAAGAACCTCGGGCGGGACAACAGCCTGTACGCAGGCAAAACTTACCTGCTGCCAACAGCCTCTGCAGGCGGCGCAACTACGGCCGCCCCAGCAGAAAAAGTAGCCCCTGCTCCCGCCCCCGCTGTACTGGTAGAACCCCTGTTCGGGAAAAACTACGAGCGCGTAGAGGTCATAGACCGCCAGTTGCAGGGTTCTGTTTACTACCTGGTTGCCGGCCATAGCGGCCCGGACCCGGGTGCGATCGGAAAGTACGGCCCCTACCATTTAAGTGAGGATGAGTACGCCTATGATGTTACCATTCGCCTGGCCCGCCGCCTGATGGAGCATGGCGCTACCGTTTACATGGTTATCCAGGACCCGGACGACGGGATTCGGGATGAGAACATCCTGGAGATGGATACGGATGAGGTGGGCTACTTTGGCGACCCGGTGCCCCATGGCCAGACACAGCGCCTCAGGAGCCGCGTGGCAGACATAAACCGGCTGTACCAACGGCACAAAGGCCAACACCAGCGCATGCTCTCTATTCATATAGACAGCCGCAGCAAGGGCCAGAACATTGACGTGTTCTTCTATCATCACGAGAACAGCGCGCCGGGGCTCGCCCTGGCCCAACGCATCCACGAGGTGTTTACCACCAAGTATAACCGTTACCAGCCCAACCGCGATTACTTCGGCACCGTTACGCCGCGCAGTAGCCTGTATGTTGTGAAATATAGCCACCCGCCTACCGTGTTTGTGGAGTTGGGCAACATCAAGAACGATAAGGACCAGCGCCGCTTCGTTATCCCGAACAACAGGCAGGCCCTG
- a CDS encoding M48 family metalloprotease: protein MKKYNLIAGLAIVLLLFNSCATNPVTGKRDIVLMSEEQEIALGAQSDPAVLAQFGLYEDKALQQFIQQKGQAMAAVSHRPELKYEFKIVDSPVINAFALPGGYVYFTRGIMAHFNNEAQFAGVLGHEIGHITARHSVQQQSKATLAQVGLIGAMVISPEIAQLGDVASQGLGLLFLKFGRDDERESDELGVEYSTKIGYDATEMADFFLTLQRQQAGSGSAIPDFLSTHPNPADRYTRVHELAAAWKKKENLTTAKVERNEYLKRIDGIVYGEDPRQGFVENSVFYHPELKFRFPIPSNWGYLNSPQVFQMAQKEGKAMMNLMLVPGETLEAAAQALMQGYNLQPVESKSTTVNGLPALAIVADQQPQQQQQQQQPVIRTLTYLIRYGNNNYSLMGITTADDFDNYFQTFSNTMQNFAELTEADKLNRKPERIQIVTVQQTATLSQILQNHNIKQDRLEEFAILNGMELTDRVEKGTMVKVISK, encoded by the coding sequence ATGAAAAAATACAATCTTATCGCAGGGCTAGCTATCGTGCTGCTGCTCTTTAATTCCTGCGCTACCAACCCCGTAACGGGCAAACGAGACATTGTACTGATGTCGGAGGAACAGGAAATCGCGCTTGGGGCGCAATCCGATCCGGCCGTGCTAGCCCAATTCGGCCTTTATGAGGACAAGGCCCTGCAACAGTTTATACAGCAAAAAGGCCAGGCAATGGCGGCTGTATCGCACCGGCCGGAGCTAAAGTACGAATTTAAAATAGTAGACTCTCCCGTGATCAATGCTTTTGCCTTGCCCGGCGGCTACGTATACTTTACGCGCGGCATTATGGCCCATTTCAACAATGAGGCACAGTTCGCTGGTGTCCTTGGCCATGAAATCGGGCATATTACTGCGCGCCACTCCGTGCAGCAGCAGTCTAAGGCTACCCTGGCACAAGTTGGGCTGATTGGCGCCATGGTCATTTCCCCGGAGATCGCGCAGTTAGGTGATGTGGCCTCCCAGGGCCTGGGGCTGCTGTTCCTCAAGTTTGGCCGCGATGATGAGCGGGAGTCGGATGAACTGGGCGTGGAATACTCTACCAAAATTGGGTATGATGCTACCGAGATGGCTGACTTTTTCCTGACACTCCAGCGCCAACAGGCCGGCAGCGGATCCGCCATCCCCGACTTCCTCTCCACGCACCCGAACCCCGCCGACCGCTATACCAGGGTGCATGAGTTGGCCGCCGCCTGGAAAAAGAAAGAAAACCTGACCACCGCCAAAGTAGAGCGCAACGAATACCTGAAACGCATAGACGGCATCGTGTATGGCGAAGACCCGCGGCAGGGATTCGTGGAGAACAGCGTGTTCTACCACCCGGAGCTGAAGTTCCGGTTCCCGATCCCTTCTAACTGGGGATACTTAAACTCACCGCAGGTTTTTCAGATGGCGCAAAAAGAAGGAAAGGCCATGATGAACCTGATGCTGGTGCCCGGCGAAACCCTGGAAGCCGCTGCCCAAGCCTTAATGCAAGGCTATAACCTGCAGCCCGTAGAGTCCAAGAGCACAACGGTTAATGGCTTGCCTGCCCTTGCCATCGTAGCAGACCAACAGCCTCAGCAGCAACAACAACAGCAACAGCCCGTAATCCGAACGCTGACTTACCTTATCCGCTACGGCAACAACAACTACAGCCTGATGGGCATCACCACCGCCGACGACTTCGACAACTATTTCCAGACTTTCAGTAACACCATGCAGAATTTTGCCGAGCTGACCGAGGCCGATAAGCTTAACCGTAAGCCTGAGCGGATTCAAATTGTCACGGTGCAGCAAACAGCCACGCTATCCCAGATCCTGCAGAACCATAACATCAAGCAGGACAGGCTGGAAGAATTTGCCATACTCAACGGCATGGAGCTAACCGACCGGGTAGAGAAAGGAACGATGGTCAAAGTTATTTCGAAATAA
- a CDS encoding TFIIB-type zinc ribbon-containing protein: MKCPNCNETLLMSDKNGVEIDYCPSCRGIWLDRGELEKIIERSSEHYSKRENYESDYKRYGYDSYGRDKKQHPHKKKQSFLSDLFDF, translated from the coding sequence ATGAAATGCCCTAACTGTAACGAAACGCTCCTTATGAGTGATAAAAATGGCGTAGAGATTGACTACTGCCCGAGCTGTCGTGGTATCTGGCTGGACCGTGGCGAACTCGAAAAGATCATCGAACGGTCTTCAGAACACTACTCCAAGCGGGAAAACTATGAATCGGATTATAAACGATACGGTTACGACTCTTACGGCCGCGACAAGAAACAGCACCCACATAAAAAGAAACAGTCCTTCCTGAGCGATCTCTTTGACTTTTAA
- a CDS encoding tetratricopeptide repeat protein — protein MKKVLLTALVAGTISVASAQNSAVNSAVLNHKNGTLDKALADIEKATEHKKTKDKAKTWFYRGVIYQDMIGNPIYGKLTDENTPLVILESFDKTVELDGQNGEFAKQVPERKQMLYGQVLNQAVEFHNSQDWANAIEKYELAHKISPEDTTAVLYAAYASTADNKYDQAIGFYDELLKMGHKTEDVYKAKIQLQQATEASDDAILATLAEGLKEHPNSVYMMQEELKYYLKNDRADEAMAKLDKAIEADPKNASLYAVKGNLLERKKDLDGAREVYKKAIEADPNNFDAYYNLGVLEYNRGAEINNKAAKMDYATYQKKGKALEAEAKKYYQAAMPYFEKAHQIQPEDKATMQNLINVYTRLGRKADAEKLSAKLN, from the coding sequence ATGAAAAAAGTACTTTTGACAGCCCTAGTAGCCGGTACCATTTCGGTTGCAAGCGCTCAGAACTCGGCTGTGAACAGTGCAGTCTTGAACCATAAAAATGGAACGCTTGACAAAGCACTGGCTGATATAGAGAAGGCCACAGAGCATAAAAAAACAAAGGATAAAGCAAAAACCTGGTTTTACCGTGGCGTTATTTATCAGGACATGATCGGCAACCCGATCTATGGTAAATTAACAGACGAGAACACCCCGTTGGTTATCCTGGAGTCTTTTGACAAGACGGTAGAGTTGGATGGCCAGAACGGAGAGTTCGCCAAGCAGGTGCCGGAGCGCAAGCAAATGCTGTACGGCCAGGTGCTGAACCAGGCGGTGGAATTCCATAACAGCCAGGACTGGGCTAACGCGATCGAAAAGTATGAACTGGCGCATAAGATCAGCCCGGAGGACACCACAGCTGTGCTTTACGCGGCCTATGCCTCCACAGCTGACAATAAGTATGACCAGGCCATCGGCTTTTATGATGAGCTCCTGAAAATGGGCCACAAGACAGAAGACGTGTACAAGGCAAAAATTCAGCTGCAGCAGGCAACTGAAGCCAGCGATGATGCTATATTGGCAACTCTGGCTGAGGGTCTGAAGGAGCACCCGAACAGCGTGTACATGATGCAGGAAGAACTGAAGTACTACCTGAAGAACGACCGCGCTGACGAGGCAATGGCCAAACTTGACAAAGCTATCGAAGCCGATCCGAAGAACGCCAGCCTTTATGCCGTAAAGGGAAACTTGCTGGAGCGCAAGAAAGACCTGGATGGTGCGCGCGAAGTGTATAAGAAAGCGATCGAGGCGGATCCGAACAACTTCGACGCATACTATAACTTAGGCGTACTGGAGTACAACAGAGGTGCCGAGATCAACAACAAGGCCGCTAAGATGGACTACGCCACGTACCAGAAAAAAGGCAAGGCCTTAGAGGCCGAGGCTAAGAAGTATTATCAGGCAGCGATGCCATACTTTGAAAAGGCACACCAGATTCAGCCGGAAGACAAAGCTACCATGCAGAACCTGATCAACGTGTACACACGTCTGGGTCGCAAAGCCGATGCGGAAAAGCTTTCCGCAAAACTGAACTAG